The proteins below come from a single Mya arenaria isolate MELC-2E11 chromosome 8, ASM2691426v1 genomic window:
- the LOC128242431 gene encoding uncharacterized protein LOC128242431 encodes MYCTHVVHIETKMSMSSKFYVRNQLVDCEEDFTHEFKGHKNICREDLPPWTQEKGNTDKASRRAVSRNLNAFLNTGKGGTVYLGVIDSGHVKGLQLSQYQKEHIIGSVRDVMSRYNPPVKRHRYKVRFTPVFNNQEEGKEIVNNMCKEQMDPALLERPHEFRSSNYCWCDNDNVMQYNAGILLQDYVIEISIRPWDPADPLNAEEGCGQLANIHPIHDDEEGNCYFRRQASIVKYTMTELAQLTRHEVQAECQNRINILKKEIAALQQKVGASEPE; translated from the exons ATGTACTGTACACATGTAGTG catattgaaacaaagatgTCTATGTCATCCAAATTTTATGTGCGTAACCAACTGGTTGACTGCGAAGAGGATTTTACTCATGAATTCAAAG GGCACAAGAACATCTGTAGGGAGGACCTGCCCCCCTGGACCCAGGAGAAAGGGAACACGGACAAGGCTTCACGCAGGGCGGTGTCGAG gAATTTAAATGCGTTCCTTAACACAGGAAAGGGAGGGACAGTTTATCTTGGAGTGATAGACAGTGGCCATGTAAAGGGATTACAGCTATCACAGTACCAG aaagaGCACATAATTGGCAGTGTTCGTGATGTGATGTCTCGCTACAACCCTCCTGTGAAGCGACACCGGTACAAGGTCAGGTTCACTCCCGTCTTCAATAACCAGGAGGAAGGGAAAGAAATTGTCAATAACAT GTGTAAAGAGCAGATGGACCCTGCACTACTTGAGCGTCCACACGAGTTCCGCTCCAGCAACTACTGTTGGTGTGACAATGACAACGTCATGCAATATAACGCT GGTATCCTGCTGCAGGACTATGTGATAGAGATCTCCATTCGTCCCTGGGACCCGGCTGACCCCCTGAATGCAGAGGAAGGGTGTGGCCAGCTTGCCAACATCCACCCCATACATGATGATGAGGAGGGGAATTGCTACTTCCGCAGGCAGGCTAGTATTGTCAAG TACACTATGACAGAGCTGGCTCAGCTGACCAGACATGAGGTCCAAGCAGAGTGTCAAAATAGgataaatat CTTAAAGAAGGAGATAGCAGCTTTACAGCAGAAAGTAGGTGCATCTGAACCAGAATGA